The DNA window AAATAGACTGGGGAATCCGAATCGCAACGATGGTTGGAATGATCTTCACGATCTATTTCGTGTTGTATAAACAATACCCAATCGCTCTTTACCTTGTTGTTTGGGGTGCATTCACCATTATTGATTACTCTGTCAGGGCTTTTTTTGAATGGAAATACACCGATAATCCAAAACAATGGATATTGACCATGAGTGAAATCGTCATTTTGGTTATTGCGGCAATTGTTGCGACGATTCAATTCGATTTGCTTACGATTGGTTGATCCATAACCATAAAAACACACCAAGCTTTCAACGGCTTGGTGTGTTTTTATGTTAATTTACAGCTTTGTTGTTGCGAATAAACAGAGAACCGATTAATCCAACGATGGCTGCTACCAATACCGCATAAAACGCGAAATTTGTCCCAAACGCTAAAAATTCTGCAGGATTGAGCGCACCAAACTCTGCAATGTAATTTTTTTGGCCGGCTGTAAACAAGGTAATAGCAATCGCTGTCCCAGCAGCACCTGCAACTTGAGTCAATGTATTCATAGCGGCTGAGCCATCTGCATACAAATTTGGTGGCAACTGATTCATCGCATGGGTTTGTGCGGGCATGATGGCCATGGAAATCCCTAAGTACAGGACACAAAGCGCTGCGATGATTTGCCATACCGGCGTCGTAGCTGACAGAATAACGATAAACGCAATGGCCGCTACTGTCATAAAGGCAAATCCAACACGTGTGTAGAGGCGTGCACCCACACGGTCAAAGCTAGAGCCGACGATAGGCGCCATGAGGATGTTTAATAGGTTAGCAGGTAACATCAACAGACCAGCAGCAATCGATGAGTAAGCGAGTACACTCTTCAAATAGATCGGAATTAAAATCGATACCGAGAGAATAACAAAAAGAGTAGCAACCATAAGCAAGGTTCCTAATGAGAACATCGAGTAGTTAAAGACACGCAAATCGATCATTGGCTGCGACATCTTCAGCTGGCGAAGGATAAACAGCAACAAGGCAATAAATCCTGCAGTTAATGGGCCAAAGACGAGCGGCGCGGTAAGAGACGTTTCTGCTAATGCCGCCAGTGAATAAATAATTCCTCCAAACGCGATGGTGGATAATACCAACGAAGCCACATCAATTTTAGGTTTGGAAATCGTTGAAACATTTTCAATCGTTAATGCACCCAGTAGTAAAAACCCGTTTAACGCGATCATTACCCAGAAAATATAATGCCAGCTGCTGACCTGGATGATTAATCCGCTTAGTGTAGGTCCAAGAGCCGGACCACTCGTTAGCACTAGCCCGACAATGCCCATTACCGATCCTCGTTTTTGAATTGGAAAGATCATTAACACCACACTGAACATCAACGGTAAAAAAATTCCGGTTCCGATGGCTTGGATCAACCGACCAGCTAACAGGATTGAAAAACTCGGTGCCACAGCAGCGAGCGTCGCACCGAGTGAAGAAATAACCAGTGCTGAAACGATCAACTGGCGTGTAGTAAACCAACGAACCAAATACGCAGACAACGGCACTAAGACGGCTAATACCAACAAATAACCGGTCGTCAACCACTGTGCGGTACTCGCGCTAATCGAAAAATCCTCCATAATATTAGTCAACGCCATATTCAATGCAGTTTCGCCGAATAACCCGATAAAGGATCCGAGCATTAAAATAGCGGCAATCAATTTCGGTCTTTTTACGTGTACATGAGATTCCATAACGCA is part of the Planococcus kocurii genome and encodes:
- a CDS encoding DUF4181 domain-containing protein, with product MNVLALGLFLAVLFGVIWLVKWMLRKVFAIKKEKVDWLSYNHINKLHKKIDWGIRIATMVGMIFTIYFVLYKQYPIALYLVVWGAFTIIDYSVRAFFEWKYTDNPKQWILTMSEIVILVIAAIVATIQFDLLTIG
- a CDS encoding DHA2 family efflux MFS transporter permease subunit, which gives rise to MESHVHVKRPKLIAAILMLGSFIGLFGETALNMALTNIMEDFSISASTAQWLTTGYLLVLAVLVPLSAYLVRWFTTRQLIVSALVISSLGATLAAVAPSFSILLAGRLIQAIGTGIFLPLMFSVVLMIFPIQKRGSVMGIVGLVLTSGPALGPTLSGLIIQVSSWHYIFWVMIALNGFLLLGALTIENVSTISKPKIDVASLVLSTIAFGGIIYSLAALAETSLTAPLVFGPLTAGFIALLLFILRQLKMSQPMIDLRVFNYSMFSLGTLLMVATLFVILSVSILIPIYLKSVLAYSSIAAGLLMLPANLLNILMAPIVGSSFDRVGARLYTRVGFAFMTVAAIAFIVILSATTPVWQIIAALCVLYLGISMAIMPAQTHAMNQLPPNLYADGSAAMNTLTQVAGAAGTAIAITLFTAGQKNYIAEFGALNPAEFLAFGTNFAFYAVLVAAIVGLIGSLFIRNNKAVN